A single genomic interval of Amblyomma americanum isolate KBUSLIRL-KWMA chromosome 11, ASM5285725v1, whole genome shotgun sequence harbors:
- the LOC144110284 gene encoding uncharacterized protein LOC144110284 produces the protein MHSTLFFLCVILALIATANSQTKKPRTKKIRFPSVVPRQPYCPHWCDHRSGVGFHCGPDCLCVEPAPGAPRRPLPCIWSPASEHTRYHKKRRRQARLRMAINQGH, from the exons ATGCATTCGACATTGTTCTTCTTGTGCGTTATTTTGGCTTTGATTGCGACCGCAAA ctcccaGACTAAAAAACCAAGAACAAAAAA gataCGCTTTCCTTCGGTGGTACCACGTCAGCCTTACTGTCCTCACTGG TGCGATCATCGATCAGGAGTGGGCTTTCATTGCGGACCCGACTGCTTGTGCGTGGAGCCCGCCCCCGGAGCTCCACGACGGCCGCTTCCTTGCATATGGTCTCCAGCAAGCGAACACACCCGATACCATAAGAAACGCCGACGGCAAGCACGTCTAAGGATGGCAATAAACCAAGGGCATTAA